One part of the Magallana gigas chromosome 5, xbMagGiga1.1, whole genome shotgun sequence genome encodes these proteins:
- the LOC105319169 gene encoding uncharacterized protein, protein MEFLMLWCLLVLIDTAVVNGIGGSTLNPSYETTTEHLNTSNEESIFSTDSVTFASITDRSFTTDPIQNTDNDEHSEETIFSTDSVTFASITDRPFTTDPIQNTYNEEHSEETTFSTDSVTFASITDRSFTTDPIQNTYNEEHSEETTFSTDSVTFASITDRPFTTDPIQNTDNEEHSEETTFSTDSVTFGPSTDRSFTTDSVEKPTTPEPDGDPEFVSMGSLNLASVDVDYHCSNYGSNYRALFLYNITEDLVHVHKFLNRSYYGVEFWTDLVIISSTAMSSNVTGNLFPKKSLISENGHGNCVTMKGESGRIFQKAKGCDSRYYVMCRIYTPNTGGGDSSSPDCICKCNNGVSHPTLTEDEVEIVVSEIRKNLTVLKANLSSNIRKRISASDPRLSSRVIGMTLGVSILSFVASLLVIPDLVAGFRCLMSWL, encoded by the exons ATGGAGTTTTTGATGCTTTGGTGTCTTCTCGTGCTCATAGACACGGCCGTGGTCAATGGAATCGGGGGTTCCACTTTAAATCCATCGTACGAAACAACTACAGAACATCTAAATACATCTAACGAAGAGTCTATATTTTCCACGGATTCTGTAACCTTTGCTTCTATTACAGACAGATCATTTACAACGGATCCAATACAAAATACTGATAATGATGAACATTCTGAAGAGACCATATTTTCCACGGATTCTGTAACCTTTGCTTCTATTACAGACAGACCATTTACAACGGATCCAATACAAAATACTTATAATGAAGAACACTCTGAAGAGACCACATTTTCCACGGATTCTGTAACCTTTGCTTCTATTACAGACAGATCATTTACAACGGATCCAATACAAAATACTTATAATGAAGAACACTCTGAAGAGACCACATTTTCCACGGATTCTGTAACCTTTGCTTCTATTACAGACAGACCATTTACAACGGATCCAATACAAAATACCGATAATGAAGAACATTCTGAAGAGACCACATTTTCCACGGATTCTGTAACCTTTGGCCCCAGCACAGACCGATCGTTTACAACAGATTCAGTAGAAAAACCAACCACGCCTGAACCAGACGGTGATCCGGAATTTG tttcaatGGGGTCCTTAAATTTGGCAAGTGTGGACGTAGATTACCATTGCAGTAATTATGGCTCAAATTATCGAGCGCTGTTCTTGTATAACATTACCGAAGATTTAGTCCATGTACACAAATTCTTGAACAG GAGTTACTATGGTGTCGAGTTTTGGACAGATTTAGTCATAATTAGCAGTACGGCAATGAGTAGCAACGTCACCGGGAACCTGTTTCCCAAAAAGTCCTTGATATCGGAGAATGGCCATGGGAACTGTGTCACGATGAAAGGCGAGTCCGGTCGGATATTCCAGAAGGCCAAGGGATGCGATTCTCGTTATTATGTCATGTGCCGAA TTTATACACCGAACACCGGCGGCGGGGACTCATCCAGTCCGGACTGTATTTGTAAATGTAACAATGGCGTTTCTCACCCCACCCTGACAGAGGATGAAGTGGAAATTGTAGTGAGCGAAATCCGGAAAAACCTCACCGTCTTGAAAGCGAACCTGTCGTCTAACATCAGGAAGAGGATAAGCGCCAGTGATCCCCGATTGTCCAGCAGAGTTATCGGAATGACCTTGGGAGTAAGCATTCTGAGTTTTGTGGCCAGTTTATTGGTCATTCCCGACTTAGTGGCGGGTTTTAGATGTCTGATGTCATGGTTGTAA